Proteins encoded together in one Riemerella anatipestifer window:
- a CDS encoding PepSY domain-containing protein, with translation MKTAIWRYLHLGLACSISTLLIIASVTGGILALDEMVKKSEYKAHQFPAHISISDAIKNIKPSFSEIQELKVEQQVLIVEGFNQDLNTVVSITNPSNGKLIAPPRKSHQWVSWANTLHRSLFLHELGRGIIGATSCLFLLSILSGGILLYRRQGNRLLYNAKTNTKVDFIHFIGGKWLGIPLFIIAFTGSILFLFRFEVLRSTPAPIETFKTKSKNTSSPSEFEIFKNTPLIEVKKLSFPLFEDEEEYYELTTKEATFTINQFTGEIISKQNQTALQNFEGLNKAIHTGKIHFIWAIVLFFSSLSIPLFIFSGILLWWKRKKKKIKNPFQANQAQYIILVGTDGGTTLEFANKIHQQFLDLGLRSYLTEMNHYTTYPKGRFLLCFASTYGDGEAPSSAIHFEKKLNTIIQPHKMKYSIVGFGSINYPKYNAYATHIASILEEKETFENALPLVKVNQKSPTAFLEWVQYWNEYFPEYQLNTSESFYRLKLKKKIKLKVLDKTEVCTHNQLFKITLKPLVKTPLQSGDLLEITPTENQPRLYSVAKQNNSITLWVKLIPNGLGSNFLYNLTIGDKLKATPIQNKHFHFPKKTKSVHLISNGTGIAPFLGMIAENTSLTKIYLYGGFRHRTSIISEMEKDLNLYIKNNQLTSYQLAFSRDTNGNRITKYIIDDLAQIIASLEDGGIMMVCGSVELLSDIETAINNYSEKYYTPNYTYFKNNHQILSDVY, from the coding sequence ATGAAGACGGCTATTTGGCGTTATTTACACTTGGGGTTAGCTTGTTCTATTTCTACTTTACTCATTATAGCCTCCGTTACAGGAGGCATTTTGGCATTAGACGAAATGGTAAAAAAATCTGAATATAAAGCACACCAATTCCCTGCTCACATTTCCATTTCTGATGCCATTAAAAACATTAAACCTTCTTTTTCTGAAATACAAGAACTAAAAGTAGAACAACAAGTACTTATTGTAGAGGGATTTAACCAAGACCTCAACACCGTTGTAAGCATTACCAACCCATCTAATGGCAAACTTATAGCACCACCTAGAAAAAGTCATCAATGGGTCAGCTGGGCGAACACCCTACACCGTTCTTTATTCTTACACGAACTAGGCAGAGGCATCATAGGAGCTACCTCCTGCCTATTTTTACTGTCTATTTTGTCTGGTGGGATATTGCTTTACAGAAGACAAGGCAACCGCTTACTATACAATGCTAAAACAAATACCAAAGTAGATTTCATACACTTTATAGGTGGAAAATGGCTAGGTATTCCCCTATTCATCATCGCATTTACGGGGAGTATCCTGTTCCTCTTTAGATTTGAGGTACTACGCTCTACGCCTGCTCCAATAGAAACTTTCAAAACCAAATCAAAAAACACCTCTTCTCCATCAGAATTTGAAATCTTTAAAAACACCCCTCTCATAGAGGTTAAAAAATTGAGTTTTCCACTTTTTGAAGATGAGGAAGAATATTACGAACTTACCACCAAAGAAGCTACTTTCACTATCAATCAATTTACAGGAGAAATTATATCAAAACAAAACCAAACCGCACTACAAAATTTTGAAGGACTTAATAAGGCTATCCACACAGGCAAAATCCATTTTATATGGGCAATAGTTTTATTTTTCAGCAGCCTTAGCATTCCACTCTTTATATTTTCTGGCATCTTACTTTGGTGGAAAAGGAAAAAGAAGAAAATTAAAAATCCGTTCCAAGCCAATCAAGCACAATACATCATTCTAGTAGGCACCGATGGTGGCACTACTCTAGAGTTTGCCAATAAAATTCATCAGCAATTTTTAGACCTAGGTCTCCGCTCCTACCTTACCGAAATGAACCACTACACCACCTATCCTAAAGGGCGTTTTTTACTATGTTTCGCCTCCACCTATGGTGATGGAGAAGCTCCTTCTAGTGCGATACATTTTGAAAAAAAGCTAAATACCATTATACAACCTCACAAAATGAAATACAGTATCGTGGGATTTGGCTCTATAAACTATCCTAAATACAATGCTTATGCTACTCACATCGCCTCTATTTTGGAAGAAAAAGAAACCTTTGAAAACGCTTTGCCGTTAGTAAAAGTAAATCAAAAATCACCAACAGCATTTCTAGAATGGGTACAGTATTGGAATGAATATTTCCCAGAATATCAACTCAATACTTCGGAATCTTTTTACAGATTAAAACTCAAAAAAAAGATAAAACTTAAAGTGTTAGACAAAACCGAAGTGTGTACACATAACCAATTATTTAAAATAACCCTTAAACCTCTTGTTAAAACGCCACTCCAATCTGGAGATTTGCTAGAAATAACACCTACGGAAAACCAACCCAGGCTCTACTCTGTCGCTAAACAAAATAATTCTATAACTCTATGGGTAAAACTTATCCCTAACGGATTGGGGTCTAATTTCCTCTATAATTTAACCATAGGTGATAAACTTAAAGCAACACCTATCCAAAACAAACATTTCCATTTTCCTAAAAAAACAAAATCGGTTCATCTAATATCCAACGGTACTGGTATAGCTCCATTTTTGGGTATGATAGCCGAAAATACTTCTTTAACGAAAATCTATCTCTACGGTGGATTTAGACATCGTACCTCCATTATTTCTGAAATGGAAAAAGACTTAAACCTTTACATCAAAAACAATCAACTGACTAGCTATCAGTTAGCATTTTCTAGAGATACTAATGGCAATAGAATTACTAAATATATAATAGATGATTTGGCACAGATTATAGCCTCACTAGAAGATGGTGGCATTATGATGGTATGTGGTTCTGTAGAACTTCTATCAGATATAGAAACCGCTATCAACAACTATTCTGAAAAATACTATACGCCTAATTACACCTATTTTAAAAATAACCATCAAATCTTATCCGATGTTTACTAA
- a CDS encoding TonB-dependent receptor encodes MKKLALYLVLIPFLGISQNHKIHLRDSTRHRDIKEVRFTKLKSVKSEIEKKGFAVNVIETKEIALRNVQTVELLDKSVGVRVRQNGGLGSDINLNINGMSGNAIKIMINGVPASTYGASFDLNSIPTAMIERVEVYKGVVPGSIADDALGGVINIILKNDIKNQFNASVSYGSFNTIQTQMNGTYRASKSGFTTKFNGFYNYSDNDYKVWGDFIKITLPNGRMEPVVARRFNDAFSAGGILTSIGFSNVKWADELMLSYNKTNSYKEIQHGVYMTVPYKGRSVTSDADVFTLDYRKKNFLYSLCILNNTDF; translated from the coding sequence ATGAAGAAATTAGCATTATATCTAGTACTCATTCCCTTTTTAGGAATCTCTCAAAACCACAAAATACATTTGAGAGATAGTACCCGACATAGAGATATTAAAGAAGTTAGATTTACCAAACTAAAATCTGTAAAATCCGAAATAGAAAAGAAAGGGTTTGCTGTAAACGTGATAGAAACCAAAGAAATAGCGCTAAGAAATGTACAAACTGTAGAACTACTGGATAAAAGTGTAGGAGTAAGGGTAAGGCAAAACGGTGGATTGGGCTCTGATATCAACCTAAATATTAACGGAATGTCTGGTAACGCCATTAAAATAATGATTAACGGAGTACCTGCATCTACCTACGGAGCATCTTTTGACCTCAATAGTATCCCTACTGCAATGATAGAAAGAGTGGAGGTTTATAAGGGTGTTGTGCCAGGAAGTATCGCTGATGATGCCTTGGGTGGTGTCATCAATATCATATTGAAAAACGACATTAAAAATCAGTTCAATGCTTCTGTATCTTATGGGTCATTCAATACCATACAAACTCAGATGAATGGTACTTATAGAGCCTCTAAATCTGGCTTCACTACAAAATTCAATGGATTCTACAACTATTCTGACAACGATTATAAAGTATGGGGAGATTTTATAAAAATTACACTCCCTAACGGAAGAATGGAGCCTGTTGTAGCTAGAAGATTTAATGATGCTTTTTCTGCTGGAGGAATATTGACTTCTATAGGATTTTCTAATGTAAAATGGGCTGATGAACTTATGCTTAGTTATAATAAAACTAACTCTTACAAAGAGATACAACACGGTGTTTATATGACGGTGCCTTATAAAGGTAGGTCTGTGACTTCAGATGCTGATGTATTTACTTTGGATTATCGTAAAAAGAATTTCTTATACTCGTTGTGCATTTTAAATAATACTGATTTTTAG
- a CDS encoding alpha/beta hydrolase, with protein MKLYIISGLGADFKILENIKFPDTVEPIFIPWLIPENNESFEHYVCRMAEKIDFSEPFALLGYSFGGFVVQEINKKIKPAEKVVLLASIKSDSEMPKLGYFFKKMRLIKLLPISFFSEKSVFVYSFIRKFIEADSPRVDKYFRVRDPYYLKWSLDKIVNWEFEKTENIVQIMGDKDIAFPIQNSQPDYIIKNATHLFPATKAKEVSEILRKIF; from the coding sequence ATGAAATTATATATTATCAGTGGGTTGGGAGCCGATTTTAAGATTTTAGAAAATATCAAATTTCCAGATACTGTGGAGCCTATCTTCATTCCGTGGCTTATTCCTGAAAATAATGAGAGTTTTGAGCATTATGTCTGCAGAATGGCAGAAAAGATTGATTTTTCTGAACCATTTGCACTCCTAGGATATTCGTTTGGAGGTTTTGTAGTGCAAGAAATCAACAAAAAAATAAAACCTGCAGAAAAGGTGGTGTTGTTAGCCTCTATAAAATCGGACTCCGAGATGCCAAAATTGGGTTATTTTTTCAAAAAAATGAGGCTTATAAAACTTTTGCCTATTTCTTTTTTCTCAGAAAAATCAGTTTTTGTGTATAGTTTTATAAGAAAATTTATAGAAGCCGATAGCCCAAGGGTAGATAAATATTTTAGAGTGAGAGACCCATATTATCTCAAATGGAGTTTGGACAAGATTGTAAACTGGGAGTTTGAAAAAACAGAAAATATTGTCCAAATTATGGGAGATAAAGATATCGCGTTCCCAATACAAAATTCTCAACCAGACTATATTATAAAGAATGCAACGCACCTTTTTCCTGCTACCAAAGCGAAGGAAGTATCGGAAATTTTAAGAAAAATTTTTTAA
- a CDS encoding FAD:protein FMN transferase, whose protein sequence is MFTKSILNKSFLILFSLLFSTFFSQHLAVKDTVLMGCSFQIKIVGKDSITAHTLAQEAAEEISRIEHLLSDWLPNTPISQINQNAGKQPIIVPKEVFDITQRAKNYAEITGGIFDITYASMDKIWRFDGSMTSLPSFEDIQKATRNIGYQHLILNAKDQSVFLEKEGMKISFGSIGKAYAADKAKEKMIEKGALSVLINASGDITTWGNKNSKSWRIGIHNPYQKHLPIKVLKLYNEAITTSGDYEKYVLFNDKRYSHIINPLTGYPSTGTISVTVVGENAEICNLLSTSLMILGAENGKKLIKKYPKYTAYLITDQGKIRHLKP, encoded by the coding sequence ATGTTTACTAAATCTATCCTTAATAAAAGTTTCCTCATACTATTCAGTTTATTATTTTCAACTTTTTTCTCGCAACATCTAGCTGTTAAAGACACCGTGCTAATGGGGTGTAGTTTCCAAATAAAAATAGTAGGGAAAGACAGTATTACCGCACACACTCTAGCCCAAGAAGCCGCTGAAGAAATCAGCAGAATAGAACATCTCCTCTCCGATTGGTTACCTAACACTCCCATATCCCAAATCAACCAAAACGCGGGGAAACAACCTATCATCGTTCCCAAGGAGGTTTTTGACATTACACAAAGAGCTAAAAATTACGCCGAAATAACGGGTGGTATTTTTGATATTACCTATGCTTCTATGGATAAAATTTGGCGATTTGATGGTAGTATGACCTCGCTCCCTTCGTTTGAAGATATCCAAAAAGCTACTAGAAATATAGGTTATCAGCATCTCATCCTCAACGCTAAAGACCAGAGTGTTTTTCTAGAAAAAGAAGGTATGAAGATAAGCTTTGGCTCTATAGGAAAAGCTTATGCAGCAGATAAAGCTAAAGAAAAAATGATAGAAAAAGGAGCTTTATCAGTGCTCATCAATGCTTCTGGAGACATTACCACATGGGGAAACAAAAACTCCAAATCTTGGCGTATCGGCATACATAACCCTTACCAAAAACACCTGCCCATAAAAGTTTTAAAACTCTATAACGAAGCCATAACCACATCTGGAGATTATGAAAAATATGTTTTATTTAATGATAAAAGATACAGCCATATCATAAATCCACTTACCGGCTATCCTTCTACAGGAACTATTAGTGTTACAGTAGTGGGCGAAAATGCAGAAATCTGTAATCTGCTAAGTACTTCTCTAATGATTCTAGGAGCTGAGAATGGTAAAAAACTCATTAAAAAATACCCAAAATATACCGCTTACCTCATCACAGACCAAGGGAAAATACGCCATCTAAAGCCTTAG
- a CDS encoding IS982-like element ISRa1 family transposase produces the protein MNNLEQIYERILEVLGLFSENQLISYQRRTPKMSDLEVISLNITAEYLSIDSELQLFRKLPNSLINKIERSVYNKRKRRLSLQTEQIRQRISMEFNEFEDIFIVDSMPMKVCENARSTRSKICKEQSYSSPTYGYCASQKLYFYGYKLHAVCSLNGVIKNFDISPASVHDIHYLKDIGEQMRNCTLIGDRGYLSAKVQIDLFNYANIKLDTPMRSNQKDYIPQFSLYKKKRKRIETFFSQLCDQFMIKRNNAKTFEGFKTRIISKITAATVIQYINKFIFQRKLNHLKISII, from the coding sequence ATGAACAACTTAGAGCAAATATATGAAAGAATTTTGGAAGTTTTAGGACTTTTTTCAGAAAATCAACTGATTAGTTATCAGAGAAGAACACCTAAAATGAGCGATTTAGAAGTCATAAGTCTTAATATTACTGCTGAATACTTGAGTATTGATAGCGAATTACAGTTATTTAGAAAATTGCCAAACTCTCTGATAAACAAAATTGAAAGAAGTGTTTACAATAAGCGAAAACGAAGACTATCCCTACAAACAGAGCAAATTAGACAGCGTATTTCGATGGAGTTCAATGAGTTTGAAGATATTTTTATCGTTGATAGCATGCCAATGAAAGTTTGTGAAAACGCTCGTTCTACTCGTTCAAAAATTTGTAAAGAGCAATCCTATTCTTCACCAACATATGGTTATTGTGCTTCACAGAAATTATATTTCTATGGCTATAAACTACACGCAGTATGTTCTTTAAATGGTGTGATTAAGAATTTTGATATAAGCCCTGCATCCGTTCACGACATCCACTATTTAAAAGATATTGGTGAGCAAATGCGAAACTGTACTTTAATTGGAGATAGAGGCTATTTATCAGCAAAAGTTCAAATAGATTTATTTAACTATGCTAATATTAAATTAGATACACCAATGAGAAGTAATCAGAAAGATTATATTCCTCAATTTTCATTGTACAAGAAAAAGCGAAAACGAATTGAGACATTTTTCTCTCAACTTTGCGACCAATTTATGATTAAAAGAAACAATGCTAAAACTTTTGAAGGCTTTAAAACAAGGATAATCAGTAAAATAACCGCCGCAACGGTTATTCAATATATCAATAAATTTATCTTCCAAAGAAAATTAAATCATCTAAAAATCAGTATTATTTAA
- a CDS encoding DUF2271 domain-containing protein yields the protein MKLSLKNSLILAFTLVSTLALAQKTNYKCMLQLKNYKGEGAYIVASLVNAKGVYVKTLAVMGDDAEWYNTLKEWHKFQKVKKEKLDAITGASVSPGNRAAKVFEIDSQWMNKGFKIRFESAVEDQDYHIKDVEIPLTDAEISQKYEGKGYIRFIKLNKI from the coding sequence ATGAAATTATCATTAAAAAATAGTTTAATCTTAGCTTTTACACTGGTAAGCACATTAGCTTTAGCTCAAAAAACAAATTATAAATGTATGCTCCAGCTCAAAAATTACAAAGGAGAAGGTGCCTACATTGTAGCATCTCTAGTCAATGCTAAAGGTGTTTATGTAAAAACACTAGCCGTAATGGGCGATGATGCCGAATGGTACAATACACTTAAAGAGTGGCATAAGTTCCAAAAAGTTAAAAAAGAAAAACTAGATGCCATCACAGGAGCTTCTGTATCTCCTGGAAACAGAGCTGCCAAAGTTTTTGAAATAGACTCCCAATGGATGAACAAAGGCTTTAAAATAAGATTTGAATCTGCCGTGGAAGACCAAGACTACCATATAAAAGATGTAGAAATTCCACTTACAGATGCAGAAATCAGTCAAAAATATGAAGGTAAGGGCTACATAAGATTTATTAAACTTAATAAAATTTAA
- a CDS encoding TonB-dependent receptor — protein MFFSFHNAQRVFLLKELDVNIQGIYSHRERLTNDTVRHRYNWLGEVLLDRNQGQPILSTTGAQQGKRTMLNITSAIYSSRANVSYSINRHHRFVFSHLFQSIKREEDDEILTPLEREFTPKRNLVKNISSLSYETNAFRNKLKTNIYGKLFQQDIERIDNRANIANNQIIRYTEINNSTVREHSFGGTLSYLIKPAIVVLASAEKAVRLPNENEVFGEAGENIIPNFNIRPEKSHNYNIGFKIGPYQLNHHSLSLSSNFFIRDTRDKIVRRMATNITDAIQVEPFENLGKTISKGVDIELNYFYKKHLNIGGNFSRFDARYNNKYDNNGNILALYGKQLPREPYMTANAFINYSLNDFLQKKSQLKMHYNFQFVDSFYNIWVISKNIVGYENFKTPRQYLHDIGMSYFFPNKQWVVSLDVRNLFNRQAFDNFAVQKPGRAFFMKINYQFNNL, from the coding sequence TTGTTTTTTTCATTTCATAATGCACAACGGGTTTTCTTATTAAAAGAGCTTGATGTTAATATACAAGGTATATACAGCCACAGAGAGCGGCTAACTAACGACACCGTAAGACATAGATACAATTGGCTAGGAGAAGTTCTGTTAGATAGAAACCAAGGTCAACCTATACTTTCTACCACAGGAGCACAGCAAGGCAAAAGGACGATGCTCAACATCACTAGTGCCATCTATTCTTCCAGAGCTAATGTTAGTTATAGTATCAATCGCCATCACCGTTTTGTATTTAGCCATCTATTCCAGTCTATAAAAAGAGAGGAAGATGATGAAATACTAACTCCCCTAGAGCGAGAGTTTACTCCTAAAAGAAACTTAGTAAAAAATATCAGCTCGTTATCGTATGAAACCAACGCTTTCAGAAATAAATTAAAAACTAATATTTACGGAAAACTTTTCCAACAAGATATAGAACGAATAGACAACAGAGCTAATATAGCTAACAACCAAATCATTAGATATACCGAAATCAATAATAGTACCGTTAGAGAACATAGCTTTGGAGGTACCCTCTCTTATCTTATAAAGCCTGCCATCGTTGTTTTAGCCTCCGCAGAAAAGGCGGTAAGACTGCCTAACGAAAACGAAGTATTTGGTGAAGCTGGAGAAAATATTATCCCTAATTTTAACATTAGACCCGAAAAGAGCCATAACTATAACATTGGTTTCAAAATAGGTCCTTATCAACTCAATCATCATAGTCTATCGTTATCTTCTAACTTTTTCATAAGAGATACCAGAGACAAAATCGTAAGACGAATGGCCACCAATATTACAGATGCTATACAGGTAGAGCCTTTTGAAAACTTAGGCAAAACAATTTCTAAAGGTGTAGATATAGAGCTTAACTATTTTTATAAAAAACACCTCAATATCGGTGGTAATTTCTCCAGATTTGATGCAAGATACAATAATAAATATGATAACAATGGTAATATACTAGCCCTCTATGGAAAACAACTTCCTAGAGAACCATATATGACGGCTAATGCCTTTATTAACTATAGTCTAAATGATTTTCTCCAAAAAAAATCACAACTTAAAATGCACTATAATTTCCAATTCGTGGATAGCTTTTATAATATTTGGGTTATTAGTAAAAATATCGTAGGCTACGAAAATTTTAAAACCCCAAGACAATACTTACACGACATTGGTATGAGCTATTTCTTTCCAAATAAACAATGGGTAGTTAGCCTAGATGTAAGAAATTTATTCAACAGACAAGCGTTTGACAATTTTGCAGTACAAAAGCCTGGAAGAGCATTTTTTATGAAAATCAATTATCAATTTAATAATCTATAA
- a CDS encoding ankyrin repeat domain-containing protein, with product MKIKKFLALGLGLIFSNAIAQNTLLERNFWENKPQLETVKTEIKKGNNPAEANPANFDATTLAILQNAPIEVIKYLIDLEGNGITKSTHDSRTYLHWAAFKGNAELTEWLLKKGASVQHTDSRGNTPLAYATLGGLKDTKIYDLFLNHGVNIRQKYKDGAEIFHYAISNDDENLTITNYFLSKGVPLEVKDNLGRNIADYASKGQNLNLLKKLIEKGIKPSSEALLFAARGSKKWQEVAPFFNFLINDLKISINTTDAEGNNALHYALSGRGINDDMVQFFIEQGTSYEQANQEGDTPLMKAFQRNKTDLVQLMLSKGVGKINATNKKGISALGFGVQYASPELVETLIKKGADINTTDQKGNHLGLYLVESYNKRDKNALESIISKIKILTDKGVDLTKPQEDGNTLAHLVVQKQEPKLLAVMKPYIKDINAKNNEGLTALHLSAMISKDLEMIKLLLENGSDKSLKTSLDETAYDLAIENEILGKNKSELEFLK from the coding sequence ATGAAAATAAAAAAATTTTTAGCATTAGGACTAGGACTTATCTTCTCTAATGCTATCGCACAAAACACTCTTCTAGAAAGAAACTTCTGGGAAAACAAACCCCAACTAGAAACCGTAAAAACCGAAATAAAAAAAGGAAATAACCCTGCCGAAGCCAATCCTGCCAACTTTGATGCTACCACTCTTGCCATTCTTCAAAACGCTCCTATAGAAGTTATAAAATACCTTATAGACCTTGAAGGAAATGGCATCACGAAAAGCACTCACGACAGTAGAACTTACCTTCATTGGGCAGCGTTTAAAGGCAATGCAGAACTTACCGAATGGCTTTTGAAAAAAGGAGCTTCTGTACAGCATACCGATAGTAGAGGTAATACACCTTTAGCCTATGCTACATTGGGCGGACTTAAAGACACCAAAATTTACGACCTCTTTTTAAACCACGGAGTTAACATCAGACAAAAGTATAAAGACGGAGCCGAAATTTTCCATTATGCTATTTCTAACGATGATGAAAACTTAACCATTACAAACTATTTTCTAAGCAAAGGTGTTCCTCTAGAGGTTAAAGATAATCTCGGCAGAAACATTGCCGATTATGCTTCCAAAGGACAAAATCTTAACTTACTAAAAAAACTTATCGAAAAAGGTATTAAACCTAGCTCCGAAGCCTTATTATTCGCAGCAAGAGGAAGTAAAAAATGGCAAGAAGTTGCTCCTTTCTTCAATTTCCTCATCAATGACCTTAAAATATCTATCAACACAACAGATGCCGAAGGTAATAATGCTCTACATTATGCACTTTCGGGTAGAGGAATCAATGATGATATGGTACAATTTTTTATAGAACAAGGTACTTCTTATGAACAAGCCAACCAAGAAGGAGACACTCCTCTAATGAAGGCTTTCCAAAGGAATAAAACTGATTTAGTTCAACTTATGCTTTCCAAAGGAGTGGGTAAAATAAATGCTACCAACAAGAAAGGTATTTCTGCTCTAGGTTTTGGTGTACAGTATGCCAGTCCAGAACTTGTAGAAACCCTTATCAAGAAGGGAGCAGACATCAATACAACAGACCAAAAAGGAAACCATCTAGGACTTTATCTTGTAGAATCTTACAATAAACGAGATAAAAATGCGTTAGAAAGCATCATTTCAAAAATAAAAATACTTACAGACAAAGGGGTTGATTTAACTAAGCCTCAAGAAGACGGAAATACATTAGCTCATTTGGTAGTCCAAAAACAAGAGCCTAAATTATTAGCTGTAATGAAACCTTACATTAAAGACATCAACGCTAAAAACAACGAAGGCTTAACCGCATTACACCTCTCTGCAATGATAAGCAAAGATTTAGAAATGATAAAACTATTGCTAGAAAACGGAAGCGATAAATCCTTAAAAACATCATTAGACGAAACCGCTTATGACCTAGCCATAGAGAACGAAATCTTAGGGAAAAATAAATCAGAATTAGAATTTTTAAAATAA
- a CDS encoding L-serine ammonia-lyase — protein MQSISVFEIIKVGIGPSSSHTMGPWNAAELFLDLIRRHRSIQEVDEVFVEFFGSLAKTGVGHGTDIAGMLGLCGENFKTIDTTKIDEKIDAIKTSQKLNLGGEKELPFVYGKHLVLNMKENLDFHPNGMIFKAVFNDGEEIIQDYYSVGGGFVATKEENTLEQSCIRTLYPCHKAKDIIHYCEKLNLKRISDLVKINEEAWRTQEETVAEALYIWQQIKECVYKGVNKEGVLPGGLNVSRRAAKLNQKLLGENAQYHNIDEWFNLVVNSERSFNTINKWVSCFALAVNEENASFGRIITAPTNGASGVIPAVLMYAQTFTEFNSEEDVIRFLLVAGEVGTLFKKNATISAAAGGCQAEIGVSSAMAAAGLAEISGGTPEQVLMAAEIAMEHHLGLTCDPIKGLVQIPCIERNSMGAMKAITAANLALESDPKAAKVSLDDVIKSMWETAQDMNAKYKETSEGGLAIAVNVAEC, from the coding sequence ATGCAATCAATAAGTGTTTTTGAAATCATTAAAGTAGGGATAGGACCTTCTAGCTCCCACACGATGGGACCATGGAACGCTGCAGAATTATTCTTAGATTTGATAAGAAGACATCGTTCCATACAAGAGGTAGATGAGGTTTTTGTGGAATTTTTCGGTTCTTTAGCTAAAACAGGGGTAGGACACGGAACTGATATCGCTGGAATGCTAGGACTTTGCGGAGAGAATTTTAAAACTATAGATACTACCAAAATAGACGAGAAAATAGATGCTATTAAGACTTCTCAAAAATTAAACTTAGGGGGAGAGAAAGAATTACCTTTTGTATATGGTAAACATCTCGTTCTTAATATGAAAGAAAATTTGGACTTTCATCCTAACGGAATGATTTTTAAGGCTGTTTTTAATGATGGGGAAGAAATAATCCAAGATTATTACTCTGTAGGTGGTGGTTTCGTGGCGACCAAAGAGGAAAATACTTTGGAGCAAAGCTGTATCAGAACTTTGTATCCTTGTCATAAAGCGAAAGACATTATCCATTATTGTGAAAAACTGAACCTAAAAAGAATTTCGGATTTAGTTAAAATCAATGAAGAGGCGTGGCGTACTCAAGAAGAAACAGTAGCAGAAGCCTTGTATATATGGCAACAGATTAAAGAATGTGTTTATAAAGGCGTTAATAAGGAGGGTGTTCTTCCAGGTGGACTTAATGTTTCCCGAAGAGCAGCTAAGCTCAACCAGAAACTTTTAGGCGAAAACGCTCAATATCATAATATAGATGAATGGTTTAATCTCGTGGTAAATTCTGAGAGGAGTTTTAATACCATCAATAAATGGGTGTCTTGCTTTGCTTTGGCGGTAAATGAAGAAAATGCCAGCTTTGGAAGAATTATCACGGCACCTACTAATGGAGCGAGTGGCGTTATTCCTGCGGTGCTTATGTATGCACAAACTTTTACGGAGTTCAATTCGGAGGAAGATGTGATTCGTTTCTTGTTGGTGGCAGGCGAGGTAGGTACTTTGTTTAAGAAAAACGCAACCATTTCGGCAGCGGCAGGTGGTTGTCAGGCAGAGATAGGCGTATCGTCTGCGATGGCAGCAGCAGGTCTTGCGGAAATATCAGGTGGGACGCCAGAGCAAGTATTGATGGCTGCGGAGATTGCTATGGAGCATCACTTAGGCTTAACTTGCGACCCTATTAAAGGTTTGGTTCAAATTCCGTGTATTGAAAGAAACTCTATGGGAGCGATGAAGGCGATTACAGCAGCAAATCTTGCTTTAGAGAGCGACCCTAAAGCGGCAAAGGTAAGCCTAGACGATGTTATAAAATCTATGTGGGAAACAGCTCAAGATATGAATGCTAAATATAAAGAAACATCGGAAGGAGGTCTTGCTATCGCGGTAAATGTAGCGGAATGCTAA